The segment ACCTAATAACTATATTAAAATAACTTAATGACAACAATCTATAAATTTCAGAAAACTATGAAATTATTCAATTGAAGTATTATTTGAATACTGTAAAATTGCATGAAGAAGTTAGAAATTAGGAGTGTTATTAGTTCAATTTGTTTGTTAATTATTGCGACGAAAGAGGCTTGTTCTTAAGGTAGTCTCACATAAACAATTTTAAGTAATGGGAAAAACTGATTTGGATCTAGTAAGATGTTCTCTGCATTAAATGTTATTATGAAACACATCAAATATAGAATCTGTTACTTTCATTAATGAGTAAATATAAAAATAATCTGTGAAGAAAGATATATTTTTTTGTAATTATTTTCTTGAGTGAAGTATCAAAATGTAAGCGTAATTAAATTTAGTGAATCTGACAAATAAATCTTAAAAGAAACATTAATGTGGTTTTTAATGTTTTAAGGAGGGAGCGAATGGAAACGAAAAGAATTGAAACGCCTGAAGAATACTTGGCCTATTATGATCAGAGAGTAATCAATCATTCTTTTATCAGTAAACATCCAGAAATGTTTGAATTTTATCTTGATTTACGAACAAAATTCCTAATGACTTATCAGCAAACAGATGCCACTCTTTTTCTGAAATTAGCAATATTATTAGATATTGATGCACAGCTACAGATCCTATTAGAATTGATCAAAAGTACAAACAAAAGTTTATGTGAAGAATTAGGGATGACAGAATCAGAAATCATTTCAATGATCGCCAAAGATAAAAAATGTTTTTACAGAGAACTAACAGGTCTTGACATGAATCACTCAGTACCATGGCAGTTGATTTATCTTAGTGAATCTTGAGGAAGCTTGATTGCTCTCATTAAGGTAGAAAAAATTCAACGAACTAGTCGCAGGTAAAAAAACAAAGGTCGGGACAAGAGAAGTTATCTCTATCCCGACCTCATATACATATAAAAATTAATAGATTGTTTCCGTGTCTTGATCATATCAAAAACGTCATAAGCAACAAATCCCATTGCAAGCAAATAAAGCGCCCAAGTAAAGATCGAATTTGTGATGAATTGGTAGTATAGATTTAAACTGCAAAGGGTGTATAATGCCAAGCGTAGGAATGTGAATGGTTTGGAATGATAATTAGTCAAAATAAAAGCCTCCTGAAAGATACATATCCTATTTAAACAATAAAATACTAGTTACTTATAGTGTACGGTGAAAGCTGTTTCATTGTCAAATATCGACAGGGGATAAAGCCGATTAGCTTGCAATAAGATATGAGTAAAAGCAAGTTTATCTATATGAGATAAATCACGTTATCTTATCTTTATTCTGTTATGATAAGGGTAGTAAAACAAATAGATAGAAAGGAGCTGAATGTATGGCAAAGAAAATTGCTTCTCCAGAGCTGCCCGAATTAGTTGAGGGAAACTTTTATTTAGAGGATGAAACAACCTTTTCAGGTATTTTTTCTGAAGGGGAAGATCAAAGTTATCTTAGTTCTCGCAATATCGTGTTGAAGAGTAGCCATATCAAAAAATTAGCGATGCAAAAATCTCGTTTAGAGCGGTTTGAATGTAGCGATGTCATTTTTGAGAAGTGTGATTTCTCAAATTTAGAATGGTTTGGCGCAAGCTTTCATCGTGTACACTTCAAACAATGCAAATTGACTGGAACCAATTTCTCAGATAGCTTCTTGCGTGATTGTGTTTTCGAAGAGTGCGTAGCAAATCTCTCTTCTTTTAGCTACACGAATATGAAGTTCGTCAGATTTAGCGACAATCAATTGAAAAATACTGATTTTTTCGATAGCAATTGGAAAGATCTAGTAGTAGAAAACAATGACCTTTCAGGCTCTAATTGGGTCAATACGCCACTGAAAGGTTTAGACTTTACAACAAATACATTTTCTCAAATCAATCTATCTATGGAATTACTTCGTGGACTGATCGTTAATCAGGAACAAGCGATCATTATTTCGGCTGGGTTGGGATTGGTAATTGAATAGATAAAACAGAACGAACAATGTTAAGAAATTAGTCAATCTGATCGAATACATCCTAGAATCAACCTAGAGCATAGTTGAATTATTTCATGACCACTTAATTTAGTTTATTGGCAGAAAGGAGAACTTACCAATGGATTTGACAGAAAAACTTGTCGATTTTGCTACTACCTTGGAAGCCGTCCAAATGGATCATCCTTTTGGAAAATTTCCAGATTATATCGTGTTTCGACATCAATCGACAGGTAAATGGTTTGGTTTGATCGTATCTGTTGAAAAAGA is part of the Enterococcus mundtii genome and harbors:
- a CDS encoding pentapeptide repeat-containing protein, translating into MAKKIASPELPELVEGNFYLEDETTFSGIFSEGEDQSYLSSRNIVLKSSHIKKLAMQKSRLERFECSDVIFEKCDFSNLEWFGASFHRVHFKQCKLTGTNFSDSFLRDCVFEECVANLSSFSYTNMKFVRFSDNQLKNTDFFDSNWKDLVVENNDLSGSNWVNTPLKGLDFTTNTFSQINLSMELLRGLIVNQEQAIIISAGLGLVIE
- a CDS encoding DUF7006 family protein, with protein sequence METKRIETPEEYLAYYDQRVINHSFISKHPEMFEFYLDLRTKFLMTYQQTDATLFLKLAILLDIDAQLQILLELIKSTNKSLCEELGMTESEIISMIAKDKKCFYRELTGLDMNHSVPWQLIYLSES